DNA from Intestinimonas massiliensis (ex Afouda et al. 2020):
TGGGCGGCGAGAAGAACGGGGATCCCGGCGGCCCGCACCGCCGCCATCAGGGCCTCGGCCCGGGGGGCGTCTACGCCGGTGAAGGGCTCGTCCAGCAGGAGGTATCTCCGCCCCAGCGCCAGGGCCCGGACCAGGGCCAGCCGCCGGGCCATGCCGCCGGACAGAGCGGCGGGGAGGTGTTCTTGCTCCCCGGTCAGGCCGGCCAGCGCCAGCAGCCGGGCCGCCTCGTCCCGGCGGGGGCGGGGCAGCACGTCGGTGAGCTGCTGCTCCACCGTCCGCCAGGGCAGCAGGCGGTTTTCCTGGAAGAGCAGGGCGGTCTCCTCCGGCGCCAGCCCCAGCACCCGGCCGCTCTCCGGCCTCTGGAGCCCGGAGAGCACCCGCAGCAGGGTGGTCTTGCCGCACCCCGAGGGGCCGGACAGGGCGGTGACGCCCGTATCCGGCAGCTCCAGCGAGAAGCCGTCCAGCACTTGTTTGCCGCCGAAGGCGACGCTCAGGTCCTCGATGCGGATCATGGCCGCCTTCCCCCTTCCAGCCCCTCCGCCCGCCGGAGCAGTCCGCCCACCGCCCATTCCAGCAGAAAGCTCAGGGCGATGACCACCAGGGTCCAGGCGAAGAGGGAGGGGGTCTCCAGATAGTATTTGGTGTTGTAGATCTGCGTGCCGATGGCGTTCTGGGGCTGGCAGAGCACCTCGGCGGCCACCCCCGCCTTCCAGGCCAGGCCCAGGGCGGTACGGCAGCCGCTGGCGAAGTAGGGCAGCACGGAGGGGATGTAGATCCGCCGCAGGGTCCTGCCCCGCCCGAAGCCGTAGGCCCGGGCGAGCTCCAAAAGCTGGGGGTCGGTCTCGGCGATGCCCCGGGTGACGTTGCCCCACACCACCGGCAGCACCATGAGGGCGGAGATGAGCCCCGGCACCCGGCCCCGCTCCACCCACAGGTAGACCAGCAGGATGAAGGAGGCCACGGGGGTGGCCCGGACCACCTTGACGGCGGGGGTGAGCACCCAGTCCAGCAGGGGGACCCAGGCGGTGAGCCCGGCCAGCAGGGCGCCCAGCGCCACCCCCAGCAGCAGTCCGCCGAAGATGCGCAGCAGAGAGGCCAGGGCCGTCTGCCAGAATACGGCGCCGGCCGCCAGCTCCAGCAGGCGGCGGCCCACCGCCGCCGGGCCCGGCAGCAGCAGCTCCTGCCCCACGGCGGCGGCGGCAAGCTGCCACACCCCCAGCCAGAAGAGCACTGGGAGAAGGACCCTTCCAATGCGTCTCATGGCGGTACCTCCTTCCCCTGCGCGCCGGTCCCCGCGCCTTTATTCGAAATAGAAGCCGTCGTCGGGGATGCTCCCTCCGAGGGCGTCGGGGTTGGCGGCGGAGAGCACCTCAAAATACCCCTGGATGGCGTCGGCCATGTCCACCTTCCCGGTGATACACACCAGAGAGCACTTGGGGATGGCCAGCTCGGCGATCTTGGCCTTGGGAGTGATCCCGTACTGGGCCACCAGCTCAGAGGCGGCGGCGGGGTCTCCCTTGACGTACTCCACCGAGGCGGCGTAGTCCGCCAGGAAGTTTTCCACCGCCTCAGGGTGCTCCTGAGCGAAGGCCGTGCGCACGGCGATGCAGGTCATGGTCAGGTGGCTGCCGTTGTTGAGGCCGTCCCACTCGGCGGACAGGTCCAGAGCCTCCCGCACGTCGGGGTTGCTCATCTGAATGGCGGTGGCGGCGGGGACGGGCATCATGCACAGCCTGGCCTCGCCGGAGACCATGAGGGCGGAGACCTCGTCGGCGGTCTTCCACTGGATGTCCACCTCGGCGGGGTCCACCCCGTTCTCGGTGAGCAGGTAGTTGAGCACGTACTCGGGGTTGGCGCCCTGGCCGGTGGCGTAGAGGGTCTGGCCCTTCAGGTCGGCCATGGACTGGACGGTGTTCCCGTTCTCCAGAATGTAGAGGACCCCCAGGCCGCTGACGGCGGCGATCTGGATGCCGCCGTTGGTCTTGTTGTAGAGGTTGGCGGCCACGTTGGAGGCCACGGCGGCGATGTCCAGGCTGCCGCTGGACAGTCCGGCCACAATCTCGGTGTTGTCGGCCATAATGCTGTAGGCATAGTCGTTGGCGGTCTCCCCGGCGTCGCTGTCGGCCAGGAGCTTGGCAGCGCCCACGCCGCTGGGTCCCTTGAGAACAGCCAGGTTAACGGTCTGCTTCTCCGCCGGAGCGGTCTCAGACGGGGTGGGGGTGGGCGTCACGGTCTGGCTGGGGGTGGGGGAAGGGGACTGACTCCCGCTCCCGCCGGTGCAGCCGGCCAGCAGGCCGGCGGTCAGGGCCAGCGCCAGGCCCAGGGCAAGAATCTTGCTTCTTTTCATGTGGGTTTCCTCCTTGATTTCGGCTTTTACGCCTGACTTTGCCGGAGCAGGGCCTCCCGGTCGGCGGTCTGGACCAGCTTTCCCGTCCGCCGGATGGCCCCCGCGCCCTCCAGGACCTCAAAGGCCCGGTAGAGAGAGGCCCGGCTCACGTCCAGCCGCTGGGCCAGCTCAGTGGCGGTGCACGTCACCGCCCTCCCTTCGCTACCCTCGCTGAGCAGATAGCGGGCCAGCTTGCCCACGGCCCCGGGCCCGGTGAGCCCCTCGATCTTCCGGTTCAGGAAATGGATGCGCTCGGAGAGATAGCGGATGTAGTTGGCGCACGCCGCGGGGGATTCGGCCATGAGCCGACTCACCAGCTCCTGGGGGAAAAAGGCCACGGCGC
Protein-coding regions in this window:
- a CDS encoding Crp/Fnr family transcriptional regulator, translating into MRPEWNPRELELLAGTFLFQGLEWETVRRAVQDPLCTRENYQRGDVIYSPGHFRRSLGVLLEGRARVTKGELVVSTLERGDLFGAAALYNQRTRYETTITALEDCAVAFFPQELVSRLMAESPAACANYIRYLSERIHFLNRKIEGLTGPGAVGKLARYLLSEGSEGRAVTCTATELAQRLDVSRASLYRAFEVLEGAGAIRRTGKLVQTADREALLRQSQA
- a CDS encoding ATP-binding cassette domain-containing protein, with the protein product MIRIEDLSVAFGGKQVLDGFSLELPDTGVTALSGPSGCGKTTLLRVLSGLQRPESGRVLGLAPEETALLFQENRLLPWRTVEQQLTDVLPRPRRDEAARLLALAGLTGEQEHLPAALSGGMARRLALVRALALGRRYLLLDEPFTGVDAPRAEALMAAVRAAGIPVLLAAHERHTLSLADTVVYLDGPPLKVLQIRGKPLQ
- a CDS encoding ABC transporter substrate-binding protein; protein product: MKRSKILALGLALALTAGLLAGCTGGSGSQSPSPTPSQTVTPTPTPSETAPAEKQTVNLAVLKGPSGVGAAKLLADSDAGETANDYAYSIMADNTEIVAGLSSGSLDIAAVASNVAANLYNKTNGGIQIAAVSGLGVLYILENGNTVQSMADLKGQTLYATGQGANPEYVLNYLLTENGVDPAEVDIQWKTADEVSALMVSGEARLCMMPVPAATAIQMSNPDVREALDLSAEWDGLNNGSHLTMTCIAVRTAFAQEHPEAVENFLADYAASVEYVKGDPAAASELVAQYGITPKAKIAELAIPKCSLVCITGKVDMADAIQGYFEVLSAANPDALGGSIPDDGFYFE
- a CDS encoding ABC transporter permease, which encodes MRRIGRVLLPVLFWLGVWQLAAAAVGQELLLPGPAAVGRRLLELAAGAVFWQTALASLLRIFGGLLLGVALGALLAGLTAWVPLLDWVLTPAVKVVRATPVASFILLVYLWVERGRVPGLISALMVLPVVWGNVTRGIAETDPQLLELARAYGFGRGRTLRRIYIPSVLPYFASGCRTALGLAWKAGVAAEVLCQPQNAIGTQIYNTKYYLETPSLFAWTLVVIALSFLLEWAVGGLLRRAEGLEGGRRP